One window of the Anopheles aquasalis chromosome X, idAnoAquaMG_Q_19, whole genome shotgun sequence genome contains the following:
- the LOC126569431 gene encoding inositol hexakisphosphate and diphosphoinositol-pentakisphosphate kinase isoform X7: MSKKSQSKPMKEILTRLQEFEYIRMVVIGEEIILHEPVENWPLCDCLISFHSKGFPLDKAIQYAQLRQPYVINNLHMQFDIQDRRRVYAILEQEGIEIPRYAVLDRDSPDPKQHELVESEDHVEVNGIVFNKPFVEKPVSAEDHNIYIYYPTSAGGGSQRLFRKIGSRSSVYSPESRVRKTGSFIYEDFMPTDGTDVKVYTVGPDYAHAEARKSPALDGKVERDSDGKEIRYPVILSNAEKLLSRKVCLAFKQTVCGFDLLRANGKSFVCDVNGFSFVKNSNKYYDDCAKILGNMILRELAPQLHIPWSVPFQLDDPPIVPTTFGKMMELRCVTAVIRHGDRTPKQKMKVEVRHQKFFEIFEKYDGYRYGHIKLKRPKQLQEILDIARSLLAEIQTKAADSEIEEKQSKLEQLKSVLEMYGHFSGINRKVQMKYQPKGRPRGSSSDDGKSDCTDAPKEPSLVLILKWGGELTPAGRIQAEELGRFFRCMYPGGQSRHPGVNEEGPGAQGLGLLRLHSTFRHDLKIYASDEGRVQMTAAAFAKGLLALEGELTPILVQMVKSANTNGLLDNDCDSSKVQNMAKARLHELMQIDREFTAEDRAAINPGNAISINLAMNFVKNPVQCCSRVHSLIRSLLAVVAVKCEDPKTRDSVLYHGETWEMMGRRWGKIEKDFCTKSKSYDISKIPDIYDCIKYDLQHNQHTLQFDQVEELYITAKYLADIVIPQEYGLTVHEKLTIGQGICTPLLKKIRADLQRNIEEAGVNRLNPLYSYGVSSPGRHVRTRLYFTSESHVHSLLTVLRHGLINQLTDEQWRRAMEYVSMVSELNYMAQIVIMLYEDPMKDVEAEDRFHVELHFSPGVNCCVQKNLPPGPGFRPHSRNDSVTSKNASGDEEPTSRIDEENDTEEEGSSLSNSASLHHTPIKLLCRGEQQDTGSSNSAIVAGSQMKERRTRKVKSSSPIPIGSCHTVSGHEAMDLAKRLSEELAAQQQQQQQQQLLLHQLQNQQQQLQQQQQQQQEMQQSSSFGMTFGGLGKQQQQHQQRSLSPDTEPRARSFEHPQAVPPHHQQRHTHHNQQHQQHHHHHHHHYHHHPHRASQHHHRPCVRALRTKSAAEHHPYHHHSQQLQEQTDGSGCRATTTTMTTTTTTMTTQPTVSTTTEATTTAVAAGTAPLAPVAPVTESTAAVAVAGGDNQDGGRTSRRNSGTTGATGIDCCCGAGTVLDDDGTTGGIATAIPSASSRGSLSYHSCCHCCCCCCYCYGCGGPFAPSSSTLAGPRTTGVTAAAATASVTVPTAVRRQRHSIAGQMSYFKMLGTFSKKMATSTNSLFSTAVISGSSSAPNLRDMVPSTASPSGFGGVPPIRPLETLHNALSLRQLDNFLERMTVGPLFKTPASSPPPKLPSGTGSVQGTASGTLGLAATTSPTNPIVATTTTNTDTVVALDEEELHGYDQSFGRAVRCSNNTPLGTTPQPASAVVSGPIGGSVAGATGIASTTPALQSWSDHSGSMTSSVSALSSGGPSSPNFSEVCSRGGCPSSDMSASITSIDGSLAAGSGTGSEQQQQQQQLVGCIFALFGHPSSAGMRHTPGSVPGVGAPEPQEDSEVLGGGSTSEIGADLTPVSVCSDWDNTADATKGSCNTTNNDLTTTEEDDEDATISTDTCLSTGTTSEQLAAMISEPVAASKDRATNEEESSKQMSAEQCSRRTRGSRIQRQISLYEQDSQAGGGTGKKLTHHWDGQQQGHREATARRMHMSFEELPPRAEAHERNLARGGGSSNISINSLQQKHLKSFGPPVGVANSASSPPPTTAQTPITPGALLIREGFIEPPRLTRVTKSFHGKTGHQMEQLQQQQQQQQQQWQWFGAEGGPNAGGSTNRLQKSPDASQYSTGGAGGGSSGSLQQQGRFTMSVVQEPVKPIGTSISESRLPPPTGGQSKQGAK; this comes from the exons ATGTCGAAGAAATCGCAGTCGAAACCGATGAAGGAGATCCTGACGCGCCTGCAGGAGTTCGAGTACatccggatggtggtgatcggcGAGGAGATCATCCTGCATGAGCCGGTGGAGAACTGGCCACTGTGTGACTGTCTCATCTCGTTCCATTCCAAGGGCTTCCCGCTCGACAAAGCCATCCAGTACGCCCAGCTGCGCCAGCCCTACGTCATCAACAACCTACACATGCAGTTCGACATTCAG GATCGTCGCCGTGTCTATGCCATTCTCGAGCAGGAAGGGATCGAGATACCGCGTTATGCGGTCCTCGATCGTGATTCGCCGGATCCGAAGC AGCACGAGCTGGTCGAATCGGAGGACCACGTGGAGGTGAACGGGATCGTGTTCAACAAACCGTTCGTGGAGAAGCCGGTATCGGCCGAGGATCACAATATCTACATCTACTATCCGACGTCGGCGGGCGGTGGTAGCCAGCGGCTGTTCCGGAAGATCGGCAGCCGGAGCAGTGTCTACTCGCCAGAGTCGCGCGTCCGAAAGACTGGCTCGTTCATCTACGAGGACTTTATGCCGACGGATGGGACGGACGTGAAGGTGTACACGGTCGGGCCGGATTATGCGCACGCGGAAGCGCGCAAAAGCCCGGCGCTCGATGGCAAGGTTGAGCGGGACAGCGACGGCAAGGAGATTCGCTACCCGGTGATCCTGAGCAACGCCGAAAAGCTACTGTCTCGCAAGGTGTGCCTGGCGTTCAAGCAGACGGTCTGCGGGTTCGATCTTCTGCGCGCCAACGGCAAGTCGTTCGTGTGTGACGTAAACGGGTTCAGCTTCGTGAAGAACTCGAACAAATACTACGACGATTGTGCAAAGATACTGGGTAATATGATATTGCGCGAGCTTGCGCCCCAGCTGCACATTCCGTGGTCGGTACCGTTCCAGCTGGACGATCCTCCGATTGTACCGACCACGTTCGGCAAGATGATGGAGCTACGCTGCGTGACCGCCGTCATACGGCACGGCGATCGGACGccgaagcagaagatgaaggtAGAGGTGCGGCATCAGAAGTTTTTCGAGATCTTCGAAAAGTACGACGGTTACCGGTACGGCCATATCAAGCTCAAGCGACCGAAGCAGCTGCAGGAGATACTGGACATTGCCCGGTCGCTGCTGGCGGAGATACAGACCAAGGCAGCTGACTcggaaatcgaagaaaaacaaagcaaactgGAGCAGCTAAAGAGTGTGCTCGAGAT GTACGGCCATTTCTCCGGCATCAATCGGAAGGTGCAAATGAAGTACCAACCGAAGGGTCGGCCGCGTGGCTCTAGCTCAGACGATGGTAAAAGTGATTGCA CAGATGCACCAAAGGAGCCCTCGTTGGTGCTGATCCTCAAATGGGGCGGCGAGCTGACACCGGCTGGACGCATACAGGCGGAGGAGCTGGGTCGCTTCTTTCGCTGCATGTACCCCGGTGGCCAAAGCCGGCATCCCGGCGTGAACGAGGAGGGCCCAGGTGCGCAAGGGCTCGGGCTGCTGCGTTTGCACTCCACCTTCCGGCATGATCTTAAGATATACGCGTCGGACGAGGGCCGTGTCCAGATGACGGCAGCGGCCTTCGCTAAGGGGTTGCTCGCGCTCGAGGGCGAGCTGACGCCCATCCTGGTACAGATGGTGAAGAGTGCCAACACCAACGGGCTGTTGGACAATGATTGCGACTCGAGCAAGGTACAGAACATGGCGAAGGCGCGCCTACACGAACTGATGCAGATCGATCGGGAATTTACGGCCGAGGACCGAGCCGCCATCAATCCCGGCAacgccatcagcatcaacctGGCGATGAACTTCGTGAAGAACCCGGTGCAGTGCTGTTCCCGCGTTCATTCGCTCATCCGCTCGCTGCTGGCAGTGGTCGCAGTGAAATGCGAGGACCCGAAGACGCGCGACTCCGTGCTGTACCATGGAGAAACGTGGGAGATGATGGGCCGCCGCTGGGGCAAAATCGAGAAGGATTTCTGCACAAAGAGTAAGAGTTACGACATCTCCAAGATACCGGATATCTACGACTGCATCAAGTACGACCTGCAGCATAACCAGCACACGCTGCAGTTTGATCAGGTGGAGGAGCTGTACATCACGGCCAAGTACCTTGCCGACATTGTCATTCCGCAGGAGTACGGGTTGACGGTGCACGAAAAGCTGACGATCGGTCAGGGTATCTGTACGCCGTTGCTGAAGAAGATACGGGCCGATCTGCAGCGTAATATTGAGGAGGCTGGTGTGAACCGGCTCAATCCGCTGTATAGCTACGGTGTGTCCAGTCCTGGTCGGCACGTACGGACCAGATTGTACTTTACGAGCGAGAGCCATGTGCACTcgctgctgacggtgctgcGGCACGGTCTGATCAATCAGCTTACTGACGAGCAGTGGCGCCGGGCGATGGAGTACGTATCGATGGTATCCGAACTGAATTACATGGCCCAGATCGTCATCATGCTGTACGAAGATCCGATGAAGGACGTGGAGGCAGAGGATCGCTTCCACGTGGAACTACACTTCAGCCCAGGCGTCAACTGCTGCGTGCAGAAGAACCTACCGCCAGGGCCTGGCTTTCGTCCGCATAGCCGCAACGATTCTGTCACCTCAAAGAACGCG AGTGGTGACGAGGAGCCAACGTCCCGCATTGATGAGGAGAATGATACGGAGGAAGAAGGCAGCTCGCTGTCGAACAGTGCCTCTTTGCATCACACCCCGATCAAGCTGTTGTGCCGCGGTGAACAGCAGGACACCGGTTCTTCTAATTCCGCGATTGTCGCTGGGTCGCAAATGAAGGAACGCCGGACGCGAAAGGTGAAATCGTCCTCACCGATTCCGATTGGCTCGTGCCATACAGTGTCCGGTCACGAAGCAATGGATCTGGCAAAACGGTTGAGTGAAGAGCTCgctgcgcagcagcagcagcagcaacagcagcagctgctgctgcatcagtTACagaatcagcaacagcaactgcagcagcagcagcaacaacagcaggagaTGCAGCAAAGCAGTTCGTTTGGGATGACGTTCGGTGGTTTgggaaagcaacaacaacaacatcagcaacgtTCACTTAGCCCAGATACCGAACCTCGGGCCCGATCGTTCGAACATCCACAAGCGGTCCCACCGCATCACCAGCAACGCCATACGCATCataaccagcagcatcagcaacaccaccatcatcatcaccaccactaccaccaccatccccaccGAGCgagtcagcatcatcatcgtccgtgTGTGAGAGCCCTTCGCACGAAAT ccgctgccgaACATCATCCTTATCATCACCATTCGCAGCAGCTCCAGGAGCAGACAG acggcagcggctgcagggcaacgacgactacgatgacgaccacgacgacgacgatgacgacccaGCCGAcggtgtcgacgacgacggaggcaACAACCACCGCAGTCGCAGCGGGGACGGCGCCGCTAGCGCCGGTAGCGCCAGTGACAGAATCGACAGCggcggtagcggtggcagGTGGTGACAATCAGGACGGGGGACGTACCAGCCGCCGGAACAGTGGAACCACCGGAGCAACCGgaatcgattgctgctgcggtgctggtACGGTGCTGGATGACGATGGAACCACCGGTGGCATAGCCACTGCCATCCCGTCGGCCTCCAGCCGTGGCTCGCTGTCATACCACTCGTgttgtcactgctgctgctgctgctgttactgctacGGCTGTGGCGGCCCCTTTGCGCCCTCGTCGTCGACCCTGGCTGGGCCAAGGACCACCGGcgtgacggcggcggcggcgacggcgtcgGTGACGGTACCGACGGCGGTTCGACGCCAGCGGCACAGCATTGCCGGCCAGATGAGCTACTTTAAAATGCTAGGTACCTTCAGCAAGAAGATggcaaccagcaccaacagcttGTTTAGTACCGCCGTCATTAGTGGCAGCTCCTCAGCGCCTAATCTGCGCGATATGGTCCCGAGCACCGCTTCGCCGTCAG GATTTGGTGGGGTTCCACCGATTCGCCCATTGGAAACGCTGCACAACGCGTTATCCCTCCGACAATTGGACAACTTCCTCGAGCGGATGACGGTGGGGCCGCTGTTCAAGACGCCCGCCtcttcgccaccaccgaagctCCCTTCGGGGACGGGGTCGGTACAGGGGACGGCCTCCGGGACGCTGGGGCTGGCAGCTACCACGTCGCCAACAAACcccatcgtcgccaccactACGaccaacaccgacaccgttGTCGCCTTGGATGAGGAAGAGCTACACGGTTATGATCAATCGTTCGGGAGAGCGGtgcgctgcagcaacaacaccccGCTGGGGACGACGCCTCAACCAGCGTCGGCAGTCGTCTCGGGACCGATTGGTGGATCAGTTGCTGGCGCTACCGGTATTGCTAGCACGACCCCTGCTCTCCAGA GCTGGAGCGATCATTCGGGCAGCATGACGAGCAGCGTCAGCGCCCTGTCCAGCGGTGGACCATCGTCGCCGAACTTCTCGGAGGTGTGCTCGCGGGGTGGTTGCCCCAGCAGTGACATGTcggccagcatcaccagcatcgatGG CAGTCTTGCGGCTGGGAGTGGCACCGGTAgcgagcaacaacagcagcagcagcagctggtgggaTGTATATTCGCCCTCTTTGGGCATCCGTCGTCGGCTGGGATGAGGCATACCCCGGGCTCGGTGCCGGGAGTCGGTGCGCCAGAACCACAGGAAGATTCGGAGGTGCTTGGTGGAGGTTCGACAAGCGAGATCGGTGCCGATCTGACACCGGTCAGCGTTTGTTCCGACTGGGACAACACGGCCGATGCAACCAAGGGCTCgtgcaacaccaccaacaatgaTCTT ACAACAaccgaggaggacgacgaggatgcGACCATCTCTACCGACACGTGTTTGAGTACGGGAACGACTAGTGAGCAGCTAGCGGCAATGATCAGCGAGCCCGTTGCAGCAAGCAAAGATCGGGCCACTAACGAAGAGGAGTCGTCCAAGCAGATGTCCGCCGAGCAGTGTTCCCGGCGAACCCGGGGCAGTCGGATCCAGCGACAGATCAGCCTGTACGAACAGGACAGCCAAGCAGGAGGGGGAACAGGGAAGAAACTGACCCATCACTgggatgggcagcagcagggccatCGGGAAGCAACCGCGCGACGTATGCACATGTCCTTCGAGGAACTGCCCCCACGGGCTGAAGCCCACGAGCGGAACCTAGCGAgaggtggcggcagcagcaacatcagcatcaactCGCTCCAACAGAAGCATCTCAAGTCATTCGGACCACCGGTGGGCGTCGCTAACAGcgcttcatcaccaccaccaacaacagcacaaacaCCGATAACACCCGGTGCGTTGCTTATCCGCGAGGGCTTCATCGAACCGCCGCGCTTGACACGCGTAACGAAGAGCTTCCACGGCAAGACGGGCCATCAGATggagcagctacagcagcagcagcagcagcagcagcaacagtggcaatGGTTCGGTGCTGAAGGTGGGCCCAATGCCGGTGGAAGCACTAACCGGCTCCAGAAGAGCCCAGATGCCAGTCAGTATAGCACTGGTGGGGCTGGTGGCGGTTCTAGCGGCAGCCTTCAGCAGCAAGGTCGGTTCACAATGTCGGTTGTGCAGGAGCCGGTAAAGCCAATCGGTACCAGTATCAGCGAAAGCCGTCTGCCCCCACCTACCGGTGGGCAATCGAAACAGGGAGCCAAATAG